The Bos indicus x Bos taurus breed Angus x Brahman F1 hybrid chromosome 10, Bos_hybrid_MaternalHap_v2.0, whole genome shotgun sequence genome has a segment encoding these proteins:
- the HEATR4 gene encoding HEAT repeat-containing protein 4 isoform X2 — protein sequence MPGHAPRPSSGPDSLEGGICWETMTRTEKGKTILPHRFPQSLLPRLGWGMIFSNVKPRNKKECASVSGVPPVFHFSPQHCAHLKNKYLNKASANLTFSQEVVWQRGLPSVPYSQYSFDHLYDASGIIQPRQVRKARPEKKPICLKVSDSPGPPTKVTSQAVKTESYANLTKLKKSKPASAGQEASSPLSLHPSGELDMLDLSLAPEVNLEERETWLPPPEKEARAWEAVVLEKLNKRTARWIQNKRPPRPGVSTSKWQSFLRQQYDWSHIRDELTSSSDLDLLKQLEEEETAEFEGRSVVLPTQEEKKPELLLPVYYRLPNYLPQVQIAETMPGMNKTAEEIDEKGSLYKPPSQSHVRQVNPRAGKFAYSTDNTFEQEIYFDEVQIVHQIGAKRDQILLENLNGYIKQLYKVFPETPERWTSQPVPESTCKPVKGAMRWTALPTPAKDLLLKVGEKDMSVKTRKLKKQAESLKENVSWELVVLRRMLQEWKMAWALIIEWHHKTIEGLLQSLVDIHDDVRIQAIVTCATAALERPRAAISQGDSDKETMKALSIQDLPEVLQPPLMAALCDKNANVRMAAAVCQYAIQSHNPLAQEIMQTVLLKGNTVDSWAAAQCLALEGAATYPVIKRILHQLFHKKNEDTEQQSCTLLRHLSGKTTLIHTMLAVELNSRQWKDRIVACRALSRIGGNVSLDMKHKLIQLMLSDWNKKVRQAAAQALGQMNLGKEVHDTIRIKLGQGNFQERVEALYLICGLKLMTVKLLPSFLNCFSDDFMAVRRAACLAAGALQIRDNMIQTLSQKELLIQKVFKIEAAVKKVKEEAKRVYVQPKEGQKPLKLHTFLQEIFQGRFSRNESYALIPLTSLFQDWMSGDLVVSPVG from the exons ATGCCTGGTCATGCCCCCAGGCCCTCTTCTGGACCAGACAGCCTGGAAGGAGGCATTTGCTGGGAAACAATGACTAGAACGGAAAAGGGAAAGACCATTCTTCCACACCGTTTCCCTCAGTCACTCCTCCCACGGCTGGGATGGGGCATGATTTTCTCCAATgtaaaaccaagaaacaaaaaggaatgtGCCTCTGTTTCCGGTGTGCCTCCAGTCTTCCACTTCAGCCCACAGCACTGTGCACACCTCAAGAACAAATACCTGAACAAGGCCAGTGCAAACCTGACGTTTTCTCAGGAGGTGGTGTGGCAGCGAGGGCTGCCCAGCGTCCCTTACAGCCAGTACAGCTTTGACCATCTCTACGACGCCAGTGGCATCATTCAGCCTCGCCAGGTCAGGAAGGCCCGGCCTGAGAAGAAGCCCATCTGCCTCAAGGTCTCGGATTCTCCAGGTCCCCCAACAAAGGTCACCTCCCAGGCTGTGAAGACGGAAAGCTATGCCAATCTTACAAAACTGAAGAAGTCAAAGCCAGCTAGTGCAGGCCAGGAGGCATCTAGCCCCCTCAGTCTTCATCCAAGTGGGGAGCTGGACATGCTGGACCTGTCACTTGCTCCAGAAGTGAACCTGGAGGAGAGGGAAACCTGGCTTCCGCCTCCTGAGAAGGAGGCCAGAGCCTGGGAGGCCGTGGTGCTGGAAAAGCTGAACAAGCGCACTGCCCGATGGATCCAGAACAAGCGTCCTCCAAGGCCAGGGGTGTCcaccagtaagtggcagagcttcTTGCGCCAACAGTACGACTGGAGCCATATCCGCGACGAGCTCACTTCCTCCAGTGACCTGGACCTCTTGAAACAGCTGGAGGAAGAAGAGACGGCAGAATTTGAGGGTCGAAGTGTCGTCCTGCCCACCCAGGAGGAAAAGAAGCCAGAGCTGCTGCTTCCCGTCTATTATCG ACTGCCAAATTACTTGCCGCAAGTGCAGATAGCTGAAACCATGCCTGGCATGAATAAGACGGCTGAGGAAATAGATGAAAAGGGGAGCCTCTACAAGCCCCCAAGCCAGAGCCACGTTCGACAGGTGAATCCCCGAGCTGGAAAGTTTGCTTACTCCACAGACAACACCTTTGAACAGGAGATTTATTTCG ATGAAGTTCAGATCGTCCACCAGATTGGTGCAAAGAGAGACCAAATTCTCCTGGAAAATCTCAATGGATACATCAAGCAGTTATATAAGGTCTTCCCTGAAACCCCAGAAAGGTGGACTTCTCAGCCAGTTCCTGAATCAA CTTGCAAGCCTGTGAAAGGAGCCATGCGCTGGACAGCTTTGCCCACACCGGCCAAGGATCTGCTGCTGAAGGTGGGTGAGAAGGACATGTCTGTGAAGACCAGGAAACTGAAGAAGCAAGCAGAGTCACTGAAGGAGAATGTGTCTTGGGAACTGGTGGTCCTGCGAAGGATGCTGCAGGAATGGAAGATGGCCTGGGCTCTAA TCATCGAGTGGCACCATAAGACCATTGAGGGCCTGCTGCAGAGCTTGGTGGACATCCACGATGACGTCCGGATCCAAGCCATCGTCACTTGTGCCACAGCTGCTTTAGAACGGCCCCGTGCTGCCATCAGTCAAGGGGACTCCG acaaggaaactatGAAAGCCTTATCTATTCAGGACTTGCCAGAGGTTCTACAGCCCCCGCTAATGGCTGCTCTTTGTGACAAGAATGCCAATGTGCGGATGGCAGCAGCAGTATGCCAGTATGCCATACAGTCACATAATCCTCTTGCCCAGGAAATCATGCAGACTGTCCTTCTGAAGG GTAATACCGTGGACAGCTGGGCTGCAGCTCAGTGCCTGGCTCTGGAAGGTGCTGCCACTTACCCCGTGATTAAGAGGATCCTCCACCAGCTGTTTCATAAGAAGAATGAGGACACCGAGCAACAGTCTTGTACGCTCCTGCGCCATCTCAGTGGAAAGACA ACCCTGATACATACCATGCTTGCTGTGGAGCTGAATAGCCGTCAATGGAAAGACCGCATTGTGGCCTGCCGGGCTCTCTCCCGGATCGGTGGAAATGTCAGTTTG GATATGAAACATAAgttgatccagctgatgttgagTGACTGGAATAAGAAAGTGAGACAAGCAGCTGCCCAAGCTCTGGGGCAAATGAACCTTGGAAAAGAGGTGCATGACACAATCAG AATCAAGCTGGGTCAAGGAAATTTCCAGGAGCGTGTGGAAGCCCTCTACCTGATTTGTGGGCTCAAGCTTATGACCGTCAAGCTTCTCCCAAGCTTTCTGAACTGCTTCTCTGATGACTTCATGGCAGTTCGGCGGGCAGCTTGTTTGGCAGCTGGTGCCCTGCAGATCCGTGATAATATG ATTCAAACACTAAGCCAAAAGGAACTGTTGATACAGAAAGTATTCAAGATTGAGGCAGCCGTAAAAAAAGTGAAGGAGGAAGCAAAACGTGTTTATGTGCaacccaaagaagggcaaaaaCCACTGAAGCTCCATACTTTTCTCCAAGAAATTTTTCAGGGTAGGTTTTCTAGGAATGAGTCCTATGCCTTGATTCCCTTAACAAGCCTTTTTCAGGACTGGATGTCTGGGGACTTAGTTGTGAGCCCTGTAGGATGA
- the RIOX1 gene encoding ribosomal oxygenase 1, translating to MDGLRASAGLLRRGRLRRRRQQQPHSGSVLALPLRPRKIRRQLRRSVSSRMAALRAQTLQSEDSEDSRVESTVGEPGDPLAGGAAALSDATGREPHGQLGPVELLEVSPASRSLQTPRALVEAQTPAARLVEAQTPAARLVEAHTPAARLVEAHTPPARLVEASALPARLVETSALLCSTQHLAAVPPSVAPAMLSGPQGESAGEELPWDSPLQRILAELNRIPSSRRRAARLFEWLISPMPPDHFYRRLWEREAVLVRRQDHSYYQGLFSTAVLDSILRNEEVQFGQHLDAARYINGRRETLNPPGRALPAAAWSLYRAGCSLRLLCPQAFSTTVWQFLAVLQEQFGSMAGSNVYLTPPNSQGFAPHYDDIEAFVLQLEGRKLWRVYRPRVPTEELALTSSPNFSQDDLGEPVLQTVLEPGDLLYFPRGFIHQAECQDGVHSLHLTLSTFQRNTWGDFLEAVLPLAVQAAMEENVEFRRGLPRDFMDYMGAQHSDSKDPRRTAFMEKVRVLVARLGHFAPVDAVADQRAKDFIHDSLPPVLTDRERALSVYGLPIRWEAGEPVNVGAQLTTETEVHMLQDGIARLVGEGGHLFLYYTVENSRVYHLEEPKCLEIYPQQADAMELLLRSYPEFVRVGDLPCDTVEDQLSLATMLYDKGLLLTKMPLT from the coding sequence ATGGACGGGCTCCGGGCTAGCGCCGGGCTGCTGAGACGCGGGCGGTTGAGGCGCCGGCGCCAGCAACAGCCACACAGCGGGTCGGTCCTGGCCCTGCCCCTGAGGCCCAGGAAGATCCGACGGCAGCTGAGGAGAAGTGTCTCGTCCCGAATGGCCGCGCTCAGGGCCCAGACCCTGCAGAGCGAGGACTCGGAGGACTCGAGGGTGGAGTCCACGGTCGGTGAACCCGGGGACCCGCTGGCGGGAGGGGCGGCGGCCCTCTCGGATGCGACCGGGCGGGAGCCGCACGGCCAGCTCGGGCCCGTGGAGCTGCTGGAGGTTTCGCCTGCGTCCCGCTCCCTGCAGACTCCCCGCGCCCTGGTGGAGGCGCAGACCCCGGCGGCACGCTTGGTGGAGGCGCAGACCCCGGCGGCACGCTTGGTGGAAGCGCACACCCCGGCGGCACGCTTGGTGGAAGCGCACACCCCGCCAGCGCGCCTGGTGGAGGCGTCGGCGCTGCCCGCGCGCCTGGTGGAGACCTCGGCCCTGCTGTGCTCTACCCAGCACTTGGCGGCCGTACCACCGTCCGTGGCTCCTGCCATGCTTTCGGGGCCGCAGGGGGAAAGCGCGGGCGAGGAGCTGCCCTGGGACTCCCCGCTGCAGCGCATCTTGGCCGAGCTGAATCGCATCCCTAGCAGCCGGCGACGGGCGGCGCGCCTCTTCGAGTGGCTCATCTCGCCCATGCCTCCGGACCATTTCTACCGGCGCCTGTGGGAGCGCGAGGCAGTGCTGGTGCGGCGGCAGGACCACAGCTACTACCAGGGTCTTTTCTCTACCGCCGTCCTCGACTCCATACTGCGCAACGAGGAGGTGCAATTCGGACAGCACCTGGACGCCGCGCGCTACATCAATGGGCGGCGCGAGACCTTGAACCCGCCCGGCCGCGCCCTGCCCGCCGCCGCGTGGTCCTTGTACCGGGCCGGCTGCTCCCTGcgcctcctctgcccacaggctTTCTCCACCACCGTGTGGCAGTTTTTGGCCGTACTCCAGGAGCAGTTCGGAAGCATGGCAGGCTCCAACGTTTACCTTACGCCCCCCAACTCGCAGGGCTTTGCCCCCCACTACGACGACATCGAGGCTTTCGTGCTGCAGCTGGAAGGTAGGAAACTCTGGCGGGTCTACAGACCGCGGGTGCCGACCGAGGAACTGGCCCTGACGTCCAGCCCCAACTTCAGCCAGGACGACCTCGGAGAGCCGGTGCTGCAGACGGTGCTGGAACCTGGAGATTTGCTCTATTTCCCCCGAGGCTTCATTCACCAAGCCGAATGCCAGGATGGGGTGCACTCTCTGCACTTGACCTTGTCCACATTCCAGCGTAATACTTGGGGCGACTTCCTGGAGGCTGTACTGCCCCTGGCAGTGCAGGCCGCAATGGAGGAAAATGTGGAGTTTCGTAGGGGGCTGCCCCGAGACTTTATGGATTACATGGGGGCCCAGCATTCGGATTCTAAGGATCCGCGAAGAACCGCTTTCATGGAGAAGGTGCGGGTCCTGGTTGCCCGCTTGGGACACTTTGCCCCAGTTGATGCTGTGGCTGACCAGCGAGCCAAAGACTTCATCCACGATTCTCTGCCCCCTGTGTTGACTGACAGGGAGAGGGCACTAAGCGTTTACGGGCTCCCAATTCGCTGGGAGGCTGGAGAACCTGTAAACGTGGGAGCCCAGTTGACAACAGAAACTGAAGTGCACATGCTTCAGGATGGTATAGCTCGGCTGGTGGGTGAGGGGGgccatttgtttctttattacACAGTGGAGAACTCCCGAGTTTATCACCTGGAGGAGCCTAAGTGCTTGGAGATATACCCCCAGCAAGCTGATGCCATGGAACTCTTGCTTCGCTCCTACCCAGAGTTTGTGAGAGTAGGGGACTTGCCCTGTGACACTGTGGAGGACCAGCTTTCCTTGGCAACCATGTTATATGATAAGGGGCTGCTGCTCACCAAGATGCCTCTAACCTGA
- the HEATR4 gene encoding HEAT repeat-containing protein 4 isoform X3 has translation MPGHAPRPSSGPDSLEGGICWETMTRTEKGKTILPHRFPQSLLPRLGWGMIFSNVKPRNKKECASVSGVPPVFHFSPQHCAHLKNKYLNKASANLTFSQEVVWQRGLPSVPYSQYSFDHLYDASGIIQPRQVRKARPEKKPICLKVSDSPGPPTKVTSQAVKTESYANLTKLKKSKPASAGQEASSPLSLHPSGELDMLDLSLAPEVNLEERETWLPPPEKEARAWEAVVLEKLNKRTARWIQNKRPPRPGVSTSKWQSFLRQQYDWSHIRDELTSSSDLDLLKQLEEEETAEFEGRSVVLPTQEEKKPELLLPVYYRLPNYLPQVQIAETMPGMNKTAEEIDEKGSLYKPPSQSHVRQVNPRAGKFAYSTDNTFEQEIYFDEVQIVHQIGAKRDQILLENLNGYIKQLYKVFPETPERWTSQPVPESTCKPVKGAMRWTALPTPAKDLLLKVGEKDMSVKTRKLKKQAESLKENVSWELVVLRRMLQEWKMAWALIIEWHHKTIEGLLQSLVDIHDDVRIQAIVTCATAALERPRAAISQGDSDKETMKALSIQDLPEVLQPPLMAALCDKNANVRMAAAVCQYAIQSHNPLAQEIMQTVLLKGNTVDSWAAAQCLALEGAATYPVIKRILHQLFHKKNEDTEQQSCTLLRHLSGKTTLIHTMLAVELNSRQWKDRIVACRALSRIGGNVSLDMKHKLIQLMLSDWNKKVRQAAAQALGQMNLGKEVHDTIRIKLGQGNFQERVEALYLICGLKLMTVKLLPSFLNCFSDDFMAVRRAACLAAGALQIRDNMVLECLLNLIQGDPCWKIKAFAIRALGQIGCVSPQLTDLLLWAVHYEESPGVRLEACRSILALKLQGDRVRDTFLDVLLLENHEAVLKEIHHAMKILNLENEGNQEMLQEIRNRIQTLSQKELLIQKVFKIEAAVKKVKEEAKRVYVQPKEGQKPLKLHTFLQEIFQGEVSPRRLSDFCDTEAVIKPVRPCAPSPWSQSPVLGLNTRSRGRSSLVKDLRTAREKRIAMGPFGYDDQDL, from the exons ATGCCTGGTCATGCCCCCAGGCCCTCTTCTGGACCAGACAGCCTGGAAGGAGGCATTTGCTGGGAAACAATGACTAGAACGGAAAAGGGAAAGACCATTCTTCCACACCGTTTCCCTCAGTCACTCCTCCCACGGCTGGGATGGGGCATGATTTTCTCCAATgtaaaaccaagaaacaaaaaggaatgtGCCTCTGTTTCCGGTGTGCCTCCAGTCTTCCACTTCAGCCCACAGCACTGTGCACACCTCAAGAACAAATACCTGAACAAGGCCAGTGCAAACCTGACGTTTTCTCAGGAGGTGGTGTGGCAGCGAGGGCTGCCCAGCGTCCCTTACAGCCAGTACAGCTTTGACCATCTCTACGACGCCAGTGGCATCATTCAGCCTCGCCAGGTCAGGAAGGCCCGGCCTGAGAAGAAGCCCATCTGCCTCAAGGTCTCGGATTCTCCAGGTCCCCCAACAAAGGTCACCTCCCAGGCTGTGAAGACGGAAAGCTATGCCAATCTTACAAAACTGAAGAAGTCAAAGCCAGCTAGTGCAGGCCAGGAGGCATCTAGCCCCCTCAGTCTTCATCCAAGTGGGGAGCTGGACATGCTGGACCTGTCACTTGCTCCAGAAGTGAACCTGGAGGAGAGGGAAACCTGGCTTCCGCCTCCTGAGAAGGAGGCCAGAGCCTGGGAGGCCGTGGTGCTGGAAAAGCTGAACAAGCGCACTGCCCGATGGATCCAGAACAAGCGTCCTCCAAGGCCAGGGGTGTCcaccagtaagtggcagagcttcTTGCGCCAACAGTACGACTGGAGCCATATCCGCGACGAGCTCACTTCCTCCAGTGACCTGGACCTCTTGAAACAGCTGGAGGAAGAAGAGACGGCAGAATTTGAGGGTCGAAGTGTCGTCCTGCCCACCCAGGAGGAAAAGAAGCCAGAGCTGCTGCTTCCCGTCTATTATCG ACTGCCAAATTACTTGCCGCAAGTGCAGATAGCTGAAACCATGCCTGGCATGAATAAGACGGCTGAGGAAATAGATGAAAAGGGGAGCCTCTACAAGCCCCCAAGCCAGAGCCACGTTCGACAGGTGAATCCCCGAGCTGGAAAGTTTGCTTACTCCACAGACAACACCTTTGAACAGGAGATTTATTTCG ATGAAGTTCAGATCGTCCACCAGATTGGTGCAAAGAGAGACCAAATTCTCCTGGAAAATCTCAATGGATACATCAAGCAGTTATATAAGGTCTTCCCTGAAACCCCAGAAAGGTGGACTTCTCAGCCAGTTCCTGAATCAA CTTGCAAGCCTGTGAAAGGAGCCATGCGCTGGACAGCTTTGCCCACACCGGCCAAGGATCTGCTGCTGAAGGTGGGTGAGAAGGACATGTCTGTGAAGACCAGGAAACTGAAGAAGCAAGCAGAGTCACTGAAGGAGAATGTGTCTTGGGAACTGGTGGTCCTGCGAAGGATGCTGCAGGAATGGAAGATGGCCTGGGCTCTAA TCATCGAGTGGCACCATAAGACCATTGAGGGCCTGCTGCAGAGCTTGGTGGACATCCACGATGACGTCCGGATCCAAGCCATCGTCACTTGTGCCACAGCTGCTTTAGAACGGCCCCGTGCTGCCATCAGTCAAGGGGACTCCG acaaggaaactatGAAAGCCTTATCTATTCAGGACTTGCCAGAGGTTCTACAGCCCCCGCTAATGGCTGCTCTTTGTGACAAGAATGCCAATGTGCGGATGGCAGCAGCAGTATGCCAGTATGCCATACAGTCACATAATCCTCTTGCCCAGGAAATCATGCAGACTGTCCTTCTGAAGG GTAATACCGTGGACAGCTGGGCTGCAGCTCAGTGCCTGGCTCTGGAAGGTGCTGCCACTTACCCCGTGATTAAGAGGATCCTCCACCAGCTGTTTCATAAGAAGAATGAGGACACCGAGCAACAGTCTTGTACGCTCCTGCGCCATCTCAGTGGAAAGACA ACCCTGATACATACCATGCTTGCTGTGGAGCTGAATAGCCGTCAATGGAAAGACCGCATTGTGGCCTGCCGGGCTCTCTCCCGGATCGGTGGAAATGTCAGTTTG GATATGAAACATAAgttgatccagctgatgttgagTGACTGGAATAAGAAAGTGAGACAAGCAGCTGCCCAAGCTCTGGGGCAAATGAACCTTGGAAAAGAGGTGCATGACACAATCAG AATCAAGCTGGGTCAAGGAAATTTCCAGGAGCGTGTGGAAGCCCTCTACCTGATTTGTGGGCTCAAGCTTATGACCGTCAAGCTTCTCCCAAGCTTTCTGAACTGCTTCTCTGATGACTTCATGGCAGTTCGGCGGGCAGCTTGTTTGGCAGCTGGTGCCCTGCAGATCCGTGATAATATG GTCCTTGAATGCCTTCTGAATCTGATACAGGGAGATCCCTGCTGGAAAATCAAGGCCTTTGCCATTCGAG CTTTGGGGCAAATTGGCTGCGTGAGTCCCCAGCTGACAGACCTCCTGCTCTGGGCTGTCCACTATGAAGAATCCCCAGGTGTACGACTAGAGGCTTGCCGGAGCATTCTAGCCCTCAAACTTCAAGGAGACCGGGTCAGGGACACCTTCCTCGACGTGCTGCTCCTAGAGAACCATGAGGCTGTTCTGAA AGAAATTCACCATGCAATGAAAATACTCAacttagaaaatgaaggaaaccaAGAAATGCTTCAGGAGATCAGGAACAGG ATTCAAACACTAAGCCAAAAGGAACTGTTGATACAGAAAGTATTCAAGATTGAGGCAGCCGTAAAAAAAGTGAAGGAGGAAGCAAAACGTGTTTATGTGCaacccaaagaagggcaaaaaCCACTGAAGCTCCATACTTTTCTCCAAGAAATTTTTCAGG GTGAGGTGTCTCCTAGAAGATTGTCTGACTTCTGTGACACTGAGGCAGTCATAAAG
- the HEATR4 gene encoding HEAT repeat-containing protein 4 isoform X1 produces the protein MPGHAPRPSSGPDSLEGGICWETMTRTEKGKTILPHRFPQSLLPRLGWGMIFSNVKPRNKKECASVSGVPPVFHFSPQHCAHLKNKYLNKASANLTFSQEVVWQRGLPSVPYSQYSFDHLYDASGIIQPRQVRKARPEKKPICLKVSDSPGPPTKVTSQAVKTESYANLTKLKKSKPASAGQEASSPLSLHPSGELDMLDLSLAPEVNLEERETWLPPPEKEARAWEAVVLEKLNKRTARWIQNKRPPRPGVSTSKWQSFLRQQYDWSHIRDELTSSSDLDLLKQLEEEETAEFEGRSVVLPTQEEKKPELLLPVYYRLPNYLPQVQIAETMPGMNKTAEEIDEKGSLYKPPSQSHVRQVNPRAGKFAYSTDNTFEQEIYFDEVQIVHQIGAKRDQILLENLNGYIKQLYKVFPETPERWTSQPVPESTCKPVKGAMRWTALPTPAKDLLLKVGEKDMSVKTRKLKKQAESLKENVSWELVVLRRMLQEWKMAWALIIEWHHKTIEGLLQSLVDIHDDVRIQAIVTCATAALERPRAAISQGDSDKETMKALSIQDLPEVLQPPLMAALCDKNANVRMAAAVCQYAIQSHNPLAQEIMQTVLLKGNTVDSWAAAQCLALEGAATYPVIKRILHQLFHKKNEDTEQQSCTLLRHLSGKTTLIHTMLAVELNSRQWKDRIVACRALSRIGGNVSLDMKHKLIQLMLSDWNKKVRQAAAQALGQMNLGKEVHDTIRIKLGQGNFQERVEALYLICGLKLMTVKLLPSFLNCFSDDFMAVRRAACLAAGALQIRDNMVLECLLNLIQGDPCWKIKAFAIRALGQIGCVSPQLTDLLLWAVHYEESPGVRLEACRSILALKLQGDRVRDTFLDVLLLENHEAVLKEIHHAMKILNLENEGNQEMLQEIRNRIQTLSQKELLIQKVFKIEAAVKKVKEEAKRVYVQPKEGQKPLKLHTFLQEIFQGRFSRNESYALIPLTSLFQDWMSGDLVVSPVG, from the exons ATGCCTGGTCATGCCCCCAGGCCCTCTTCTGGACCAGACAGCCTGGAAGGAGGCATTTGCTGGGAAACAATGACTAGAACGGAAAAGGGAAAGACCATTCTTCCACACCGTTTCCCTCAGTCACTCCTCCCACGGCTGGGATGGGGCATGATTTTCTCCAATgtaaaaccaagaaacaaaaaggaatgtGCCTCTGTTTCCGGTGTGCCTCCAGTCTTCCACTTCAGCCCACAGCACTGTGCACACCTCAAGAACAAATACCTGAACAAGGCCAGTGCAAACCTGACGTTTTCTCAGGAGGTGGTGTGGCAGCGAGGGCTGCCCAGCGTCCCTTACAGCCAGTACAGCTTTGACCATCTCTACGACGCCAGTGGCATCATTCAGCCTCGCCAGGTCAGGAAGGCCCGGCCTGAGAAGAAGCCCATCTGCCTCAAGGTCTCGGATTCTCCAGGTCCCCCAACAAAGGTCACCTCCCAGGCTGTGAAGACGGAAAGCTATGCCAATCTTACAAAACTGAAGAAGTCAAAGCCAGCTAGTGCAGGCCAGGAGGCATCTAGCCCCCTCAGTCTTCATCCAAGTGGGGAGCTGGACATGCTGGACCTGTCACTTGCTCCAGAAGTGAACCTGGAGGAGAGGGAAACCTGGCTTCCGCCTCCTGAGAAGGAGGCCAGAGCCTGGGAGGCCGTGGTGCTGGAAAAGCTGAACAAGCGCACTGCCCGATGGATCCAGAACAAGCGTCCTCCAAGGCCAGGGGTGTCcaccagtaagtggcagagcttcTTGCGCCAACAGTACGACTGGAGCCATATCCGCGACGAGCTCACTTCCTCCAGTGACCTGGACCTCTTGAAACAGCTGGAGGAAGAAGAGACGGCAGAATTTGAGGGTCGAAGTGTCGTCCTGCCCACCCAGGAGGAAAAGAAGCCAGAGCTGCTGCTTCCCGTCTATTATCG ACTGCCAAATTACTTGCCGCAAGTGCAGATAGCTGAAACCATGCCTGGCATGAATAAGACGGCTGAGGAAATAGATGAAAAGGGGAGCCTCTACAAGCCCCCAAGCCAGAGCCACGTTCGACAGGTGAATCCCCGAGCTGGAAAGTTTGCTTACTCCACAGACAACACCTTTGAACAGGAGATTTATTTCG ATGAAGTTCAGATCGTCCACCAGATTGGTGCAAAGAGAGACCAAATTCTCCTGGAAAATCTCAATGGATACATCAAGCAGTTATATAAGGTCTTCCCTGAAACCCCAGAAAGGTGGACTTCTCAGCCAGTTCCTGAATCAA CTTGCAAGCCTGTGAAAGGAGCCATGCGCTGGACAGCTTTGCCCACACCGGCCAAGGATCTGCTGCTGAAGGTGGGTGAGAAGGACATGTCTGTGAAGACCAGGAAACTGAAGAAGCAAGCAGAGTCACTGAAGGAGAATGTGTCTTGGGAACTGGTGGTCCTGCGAAGGATGCTGCAGGAATGGAAGATGGCCTGGGCTCTAA TCATCGAGTGGCACCATAAGACCATTGAGGGCCTGCTGCAGAGCTTGGTGGACATCCACGATGACGTCCGGATCCAAGCCATCGTCACTTGTGCCACAGCTGCTTTAGAACGGCCCCGTGCTGCCATCAGTCAAGGGGACTCCG acaaggaaactatGAAAGCCTTATCTATTCAGGACTTGCCAGAGGTTCTACAGCCCCCGCTAATGGCTGCTCTTTGTGACAAGAATGCCAATGTGCGGATGGCAGCAGCAGTATGCCAGTATGCCATACAGTCACATAATCCTCTTGCCCAGGAAATCATGCAGACTGTCCTTCTGAAGG GTAATACCGTGGACAGCTGGGCTGCAGCTCAGTGCCTGGCTCTGGAAGGTGCTGCCACTTACCCCGTGATTAAGAGGATCCTCCACCAGCTGTTTCATAAGAAGAATGAGGACACCGAGCAACAGTCTTGTACGCTCCTGCGCCATCTCAGTGGAAAGACA ACCCTGATACATACCATGCTTGCTGTGGAGCTGAATAGCCGTCAATGGAAAGACCGCATTGTGGCCTGCCGGGCTCTCTCCCGGATCGGTGGAAATGTCAGTTTG GATATGAAACATAAgttgatccagctgatgttgagTGACTGGAATAAGAAAGTGAGACAAGCAGCTGCCCAAGCTCTGGGGCAAATGAACCTTGGAAAAGAGGTGCATGACACAATCAG AATCAAGCTGGGTCAAGGAAATTTCCAGGAGCGTGTGGAAGCCCTCTACCTGATTTGTGGGCTCAAGCTTATGACCGTCAAGCTTCTCCCAAGCTTTCTGAACTGCTTCTCTGATGACTTCATGGCAGTTCGGCGGGCAGCTTGTTTGGCAGCTGGTGCCCTGCAGATCCGTGATAATATG GTCCTTGAATGCCTTCTGAATCTGATACAGGGAGATCCCTGCTGGAAAATCAAGGCCTTTGCCATTCGAG CTTTGGGGCAAATTGGCTGCGTGAGTCCCCAGCTGACAGACCTCCTGCTCTGGGCTGTCCACTATGAAGAATCCCCAGGTGTACGACTAGAGGCTTGCCGGAGCATTCTAGCCCTCAAACTTCAAGGAGACCGGGTCAGGGACACCTTCCTCGACGTGCTGCTCCTAGAGAACCATGAGGCTGTTCTGAA AGAAATTCACCATGCAATGAAAATACTCAacttagaaaatgaaggaaaccaAGAAATGCTTCAGGAGATCAGGAACAGG ATTCAAACACTAAGCCAAAAGGAACTGTTGATACAGAAAGTATTCAAGATTGAGGCAGCCGTAAAAAAAGTGAAGGAGGAAGCAAAACGTGTTTATGTGCaacccaaagaagggcaaaaaCCACTGAAGCTCCATACTTTTCTCCAAGAAATTTTTCAGGGTAGGTTTTCTAGGAATGAGTCCTATGCCTTGATTCCCTTAACAAGCCTTTTTCAGGACTGGATGTCTGGGGACTTAGTTGTGAGCCCTGTAGGATGA